In one Buteo buteo chromosome 10, bButBut1.hap1.1, whole genome shotgun sequence genomic region, the following are encoded:
- the GCLM gene encoding glutamate--cysteine ligase regulatory subunit isoform X2 codes for MGTEGARALVERAAALTLQTGNLLNWGCLRKKCPATPAEEVRDCIQKTLTEWSSKIGQDLNQEILEVLECTVAQAIEKINPEERDELKVSAKLFVIGSNSSSIRDAVDLACRALGVAQLDSVIIAPPPVEDGTSLSLEYLQPYWQELENLVQNKKIVAIGTSDLDKTLLEQLYLWAQVKPSSNQVNLASCCVMPPDLTAFAKEFDIQLLTHNDPKELLCEASFQEVLQESIQNTKAHEWIPLWLLRYSVIVKSRGIIKSKGYIMQAKRNAS; via the exons ATGGGGACGGAGGGCGCCCGCGCCCTGGTGGAGCGGGCGGCCGCCCTCACCCTGCAGACCGGCAACCTCCTCAACTGGGGCTGCCTGCGCAAGAAGTGCCCGGCCACCCCCGCCGAGGAG gtGCGGGACTGCATTCAGAAAACGCTGACTGAATGGAGCTCAAAGATTGGACAAGACCTAAATCAG GAAATACTGGAGGTTCTGGAATGTACTGTAGCTCAAGctatagaaaaaataaatcctgaagaAAGGGATGAGTTGAAAGTATCAG CAAAACTCTTCGTCATTGGATCAAACTCTTCATCGATCAGAGATGCAGTTGACCTGG cATGTCGTGCCCTTGGAGTCGCTCAGTTAGACTCAGTCATTATTGCCCCACCTCCTGTTGAAGATGGAACTAGCCTCTCCTTGGAGTATTTGCAACCTTATTGGCAAGAACTTGAAAATCtagttcaaaacaaaaagattgtTGCCATAGGTACCTCTGACCTAGATAAAACACTGTTAGAGCAGCTGTATCTGTGGGCACAG GTGAAACCAAGTAGTAATCAGGTAAACCTAGCCTCCTGTTGTGTGATGCCACCTGATCTCACAGCATTTGCAAAAGAGTTTGACATACAGCTGTTAACTCACAATGACCCAAAAG aattACTTTGTGAAGCAAGTTTCCAAGAAGTTCTTCAGGAAAGCATCCAGAACACGAAAGCACATGAGTGGATTCCTTTATGGCTTCTCCGGTATTCAGTCATTGTTAAAAGCAGAGGAATTATCAAGTCCAAAGGCTATATCATGCAAGCTAAAAGAAATGCctcttaa
- the LOC142036048 gene encoding very-long-chain enoyl-CoA reductase-like isoform X1, translating to MSQLLQRGKALLSWTTCRIRYSTPQVEILDWKTKKQLCYLDKVEPNATIREIRLMFHKLYPRWYPARQSIKLDPKGKSLRDEEILQHLPVGTTATLYFKDLGPQIGWTTVFLIEYTGPLFIYFLFYFRMPFVYGLDERFTSSPHPVVNTLKCFCLAVSSLACICHSFHYIKRLIETVFVHRFSHGTMPLRNIVKNCLYYWGFAAWLAYYINHPLYTPPSYGKKQINFAVIMFLLCEAGNFSIHVALSDLRRNGSKTRKIPYPTKNPFTWLFFFVSCPNYTYEVGTWISFTIMTQCVPVGLFTLLCFIQMTIWAKDKHCTYLREFKDYPSLRMPIIPFLL from the exons ATGAGCCAATTGCTTCAGAGAGGTAAGGCTTTACTTAGTTGGACTACTTGCAGAATAAGGTACAGCACTCCACAG GTGGAAATCCTTGATTGGAAGACAAAGAAACAGCTATGCTACCTAGATAAG GTGGAACCAAATGCCACAATTAGGGAGATCAGATTGATGTTCCATAAATTAT ATCCTCGGTGGTATCCAGCAAGACAGTCGATAAAACTTGATCCAA aagGAAAGTCCCTGAGGGATGAGGAAATCCTGCAGCACCTCCCTGTTGGCACAACTGCTACCTTATACTTTAAAGATTTAGGGCCACAGATAGGATGGACTACG GTATTTTTGATAGAATATACAGGTCCATTGTTcatctattttctgttttatttccgCATGCCTTTTGTCTATGGACTGGATGAGAGGTTTACATCAAGCCCGCATCCAGTAGTTAA cactCTTAAATGCTTTTGTCTTGCTGTTTCTAGCTTGGCATGTATCTGCCATTCTTTCCACTACATCAAAAGGTTGATTGAAACAGTATTTGTTCATCGGTTCTCCCATGGGACTATGCCACTGAGGAATATTGTGAAG AACTGCTTGTATTACTGGGGATTTGCAGCTTGGCTTGCTTATTACATCAATCATCCTCTTTACACTCCTCCTT cttATGGGAAAAAACAGATAAATTTTGCTGTGATCATGTTTCTG CTGTGTGAAGCTGGAAATTTTTCCATTCACGTTGCACTCAGTGACCTCCGGAGAAATG GATCCAAAACCCGTAAGATCCCATATCCAACAAAGAATCCTTTCACatggctgtttttctttgtatcttGCCCTAACTATACATATGAG GTGGGGACCTGGATCAGTTTCACTATCATGACTCAGTGTGTTCCAG tGGGGCTGTTCACCTTGCTTTGCTTCATTCAGATGACAATCTGGGCAAAGGATAAACACTGCACCTATCTACGAGAATTCAAGGATTATCCAAGTCTTCGAATGCCAATTATTCCATTTTTGTTGtaa
- the LOC142036048 gene encoding very-long-chain enoyl-CoA reductase-like isoform X3 codes for MSQLLQRGKALLSWTTCRIRYSTPQVEILDWKTKKQLCYLDKVEPNATIREIRLMFHKLYPRWYPARQSIKLDPKGKSLRDEEILQHLPVGTTATLYFKDLGPQIGWTTVFLIEYTGPLFIYFLFYFRMPFVYGLDERFTSSPHPVVNTLKCFCLAVSSLACICHSFHYIKRLIETVFVHRFSHGTMPLRNIVKNCLYYWGFAAWLAYYINHPLYTPPSYGKKQINFAVIMFLLCEAGNFSIHVALSDLRRNGSKTRKIPYPTKNPFTWLFFFVSCPNYTYEWGCSPCFASFR; via the exons ATGAGCCAATTGCTTCAGAGAGGTAAGGCTTTACTTAGTTGGACTACTTGCAGAATAAGGTACAGCACTCCACAG GTGGAAATCCTTGATTGGAAGACAAAGAAACAGCTATGCTACCTAGATAAG GTGGAACCAAATGCCACAATTAGGGAGATCAGATTGATGTTCCATAAATTAT ATCCTCGGTGGTATCCAGCAAGACAGTCGATAAAACTTGATCCAA aagGAAAGTCCCTGAGGGATGAGGAAATCCTGCAGCACCTCCCTGTTGGCACAACTGCTACCTTATACTTTAAAGATTTAGGGCCACAGATAGGATGGACTACG GTATTTTTGATAGAATATACAGGTCCATTGTTcatctattttctgttttatttccgCATGCCTTTTGTCTATGGACTGGATGAGAGGTTTACATCAAGCCCGCATCCAGTAGTTAA cactCTTAAATGCTTTTGTCTTGCTGTTTCTAGCTTGGCATGTATCTGCCATTCTTTCCACTACATCAAAAGGTTGATTGAAACAGTATTTGTTCATCGGTTCTCCCATGGGACTATGCCACTGAGGAATATTGTGAAG AACTGCTTGTATTACTGGGGATTTGCAGCTTGGCTTGCTTATTACATCAATCATCCTCTTTACACTCCTCCTT cttATGGGAAAAAACAGATAAATTTTGCTGTGATCATGTTTCTG CTGTGTGAAGCTGGAAATTTTTCCATTCACGTTGCACTCAGTGACCTCCGGAGAAATG GATCCAAAACCCGTAAGATCCCATATCCAACAAAGAATCCTTTCACatggctgtttttctttgtatcttGCCCTAACTATACATATGAG tGGGGCTGTTCACCTTGCTTTGCTTCATTCAGATGA
- the LOC142036048 gene encoding very-long-chain enoyl-CoA reductase-like isoform X4, translating to MFHKLYPRWYPARQSIKLDPKGKSLRDEEILQHLPVGTTATLYFKDLGPQIGWTTVFLIEYTGPLFIYFLFYFRMPFVYGLDERFTSSPHPVVNTLKCFCLAVSSLACICHSFHYIKRLIETVFVHRFSHGTMPLRNIVKNCLYYWGFAAWLAYYINHPLYTPPSYGKKQINFAVIMFLLCEAGNFSIHVALSDLRRNGSKTRKIPYPTKNPFTWLFFFVSCPNYTYEVGTWISFTIMTQCVPVGLFTLLCFIQMTIWAKDKHCTYLREFKDYPSLRMPIIPFLL from the exons ATGTTCCATAAATTAT ATCCTCGGTGGTATCCAGCAAGACAGTCGATAAAACTTGATCCAA aagGAAAGTCCCTGAGGGATGAGGAAATCCTGCAGCACCTCCCTGTTGGCACAACTGCTACCTTATACTTTAAAGATTTAGGGCCACAGATAGGATGGACTACG GTATTTTTGATAGAATATACAGGTCCATTGTTcatctattttctgttttatttccgCATGCCTTTTGTCTATGGACTGGATGAGAGGTTTACATCAAGCCCGCATCCAGTAGTTAA cactCTTAAATGCTTTTGTCTTGCTGTTTCTAGCTTGGCATGTATCTGCCATTCTTTCCACTACATCAAAAGGTTGATTGAAACAGTATTTGTTCATCGGTTCTCCCATGGGACTATGCCACTGAGGAATATTGTGAAG AACTGCTTGTATTACTGGGGATTTGCAGCTTGGCTTGCTTATTACATCAATCATCCTCTTTACACTCCTCCTT cttATGGGAAAAAACAGATAAATTTTGCTGTGATCATGTTTCTG CTGTGTGAAGCTGGAAATTTTTCCATTCACGTTGCACTCAGTGACCTCCGGAGAAATG GATCCAAAACCCGTAAGATCCCATATCCAACAAAGAATCCTTTCACatggctgtttttctttgtatcttGCCCTAACTATACATATGAG GTGGGGACCTGGATCAGTTTCACTATCATGACTCAGTGTGTTCCAG tGGGGCTGTTCACCTTGCTTTGCTTCATTCAGATGACAATCTGGGCAAAGGATAAACACTGCACCTATCTACGAGAATTCAAGGATTATCCAAGTCTTCGAATGCCAATTATTCCATTTTTGTTGtaa
- the LOC142036048 gene encoding very-long-chain enoyl-CoA reductase-like isoform X2, translating into MSQLLQRGKALLSWTTCRIRYSTPQVEILDWKTKKQLCYLDKVEPNATIREIRLMFHKLYPRWYPARQSIKLDPKGKSLRDEEILQHLPVGTTATLYFKDLGPQIGWTTVFLIEYTGPLFIYFLFYFRMPFVYGLDERFTSSPHPVVNLACICHSFHYIKRLIETVFVHRFSHGTMPLRNIVKNCLYYWGFAAWLAYYINHPLYTPPSYGKKQINFAVIMFLLCEAGNFSIHVALSDLRRNGSKTRKIPYPTKNPFTWLFFFVSCPNYTYEVGTWISFTIMTQCVPVGLFTLLCFIQMTIWAKDKHCTYLREFKDYPSLRMPIIPFLL; encoded by the exons ATGAGCCAATTGCTTCAGAGAGGTAAGGCTTTACTTAGTTGGACTACTTGCAGAATAAGGTACAGCACTCCACAG GTGGAAATCCTTGATTGGAAGACAAAGAAACAGCTATGCTACCTAGATAAG GTGGAACCAAATGCCACAATTAGGGAGATCAGATTGATGTTCCATAAATTAT ATCCTCGGTGGTATCCAGCAAGACAGTCGATAAAACTTGATCCAA aagGAAAGTCCCTGAGGGATGAGGAAATCCTGCAGCACCTCCCTGTTGGCACAACTGCTACCTTATACTTTAAAGATTTAGGGCCACAGATAGGATGGACTACG GTATTTTTGATAGAATATACAGGTCCATTGTTcatctattttctgttttatttccgCATGCCTTTTGTCTATGGACTGGATGAGAGGTTTACATCAAGCCCGCATCCAGTAGTTAA CTTGGCATGTATCTGCCATTCTTTCCACTACATCAAAAGGTTGATTGAAACAGTATTTGTTCATCGGTTCTCCCATGGGACTATGCCACTGAGGAATATTGTGAAG AACTGCTTGTATTACTGGGGATTTGCAGCTTGGCTTGCTTATTACATCAATCATCCTCTTTACACTCCTCCTT cttATGGGAAAAAACAGATAAATTTTGCTGTGATCATGTTTCTG CTGTGTGAAGCTGGAAATTTTTCCATTCACGTTGCACTCAGTGACCTCCGGAGAAATG GATCCAAAACCCGTAAGATCCCATATCCAACAAAGAATCCTTTCACatggctgtttttctttgtatcttGCCCTAACTATACATATGAG GTGGGGACCTGGATCAGTTTCACTATCATGACTCAGTGTGTTCCAG tGGGGCTGTTCACCTTGCTTTGCTTCATTCAGATGACAATCTGGGCAAAGGATAAACACTGCACCTATCTACGAGAATTCAAGGATTATCCAAGTCTTCGAATGCCAATTATTCCATTTTTGTTGtaa
- the GCLM gene encoding glutamate--cysteine ligase regulatory subunit isoform X1 gives MGTEGARALVERAAALTLQTGNLLNWGCLRKKCPATPAEEVRDCIQKTLTEWSSKIGQDLNQEILEVLECTVAQAIEKINPEERDELKVSVSSKIAKLFVIGSNSSSIRDAVDLACRALGVAQLDSVIIAPPPVEDGTSLSLEYLQPYWQELENLVQNKKIVAIGTSDLDKTLLEQLYLWAQVKPSSNQVNLASCCVMPPDLTAFAKEFDIQLLTHNDPKELLCEASFQEVLQESIQNTKAHEWIPLWLLRYSVIVKSRGIIKSKGYIMQAKRNAS, from the exons ATGGGGACGGAGGGCGCCCGCGCCCTGGTGGAGCGGGCGGCCGCCCTCACCCTGCAGACCGGCAACCTCCTCAACTGGGGCTGCCTGCGCAAGAAGTGCCCGGCCACCCCCGCCGAGGAG gtGCGGGACTGCATTCAGAAAACGCTGACTGAATGGAGCTCAAAGATTGGACAAGACCTAAATCAG GAAATACTGGAGGTTCTGGAATGTACTGTAGCTCAAGctatagaaaaaataaatcctgaagaAAGGGATGAGTTGAAAGTATCAG tttcttcaaaAATAGCAAAACTCTTCGTCATTGGATCAAACTCTTCATCGATCAGAGATGCAGTTGACCTGG cATGTCGTGCCCTTGGAGTCGCTCAGTTAGACTCAGTCATTATTGCCCCACCTCCTGTTGAAGATGGAACTAGCCTCTCCTTGGAGTATTTGCAACCTTATTGGCAAGAACTTGAAAATCtagttcaaaacaaaaagattgtTGCCATAGGTACCTCTGACCTAGATAAAACACTGTTAGAGCAGCTGTATCTGTGGGCACAG GTGAAACCAAGTAGTAATCAGGTAAACCTAGCCTCCTGTTGTGTGATGCCACCTGATCTCACAGCATTTGCAAAAGAGTTTGACATACAGCTGTTAACTCACAATGACCCAAAAG aattACTTTGTGAAGCAAGTTTCCAAGAAGTTCTTCAGGAAAGCATCCAGAACACGAAAGCACATGAGTGGATTCCTTTATGGCTTCTCCGGTATTCAGTCATTGTTAAAAGCAGAGGAATTATCAAGTCCAAAGGCTATATCATGCAAGCTAAAAGAAATGCctcttaa